In Treponema primitia ZAS-2, a genomic segment contains:
- a CDS encoding ATP-binding protein, with translation MSLRIKVIYAITLIAVFIIVFGIGAGMFFTTTHMQTTIVNDMQVMADIADRLITADIYLFKSNTARAAGYLQHIPMDQLSSALKEQVDVNAEFTTLTVLDQNRVIASYGPSPTPLDVLDDTYIQRAFSGDMVVTTTRIDAAGVLVFHVLVPIDEERVLSATILGMRISDVLSDFTIWESGHIFVDDGEGYVLANPRPQWVLERYNFIEMAKTNSEYEGAAAMVHRMIQGETGVGRFSMDGVDRISVFRPITGSKSGWSLGVIAPLRESALSDVQNGLLLVGVICLLLSVFAAIFASSFIEKPYTTIHDMNTALEYQASVLHTINDAAAVLLQSDVERFEKDLHNCMDMFAKCVGVDRMRIWENSTIDGKLYCSQIYEWSEGAEPQEGKDITKNIPYDENIPGWEEKLSSGQCINGIVSTFSKAEQDQLSPQGIISILVIPVFFKEQFWGFVVFDDCRKERIFSLEEENLLRSGGLLIADSMLRNEMTLDLVQAREIALESTEAKSRFLANTSHEMRTPLNAIIGFSEMLLGSDSLQGENFENLEKIRNSGMTLLGIVNDVLDISKIESGKFEMIPVEYYTPSLINDTINFNIMRINDKPISFELHIDENLPEKLFGDELRVKQIFNNILSNAFKYTREGRVEWRLSFEQDGDSATSNAIPRAWIVSSISDSGIGIKPEDVQRLFSDYNQVDTKSNRTIEGTGLGLSITKKIVEMMDGSITVESEYGKGSTFTVRLRQGLVECNVIGKEIAEKLSEFNYTDDQRRQNSQFVRTRLPYARVLVVDDVPTNLDVAIGMMKPYGMQIDCVASGPAAIDLIRKEEIRYNAIFMDHMMPEMDGIEAVRIIREEIGTEYAKTVPIIALTANAIVGNEEMFLNHGFQAFLSKPIEIMRLDSAINHWIRDKNQETDLPTWENTTPMNDETPQGHTADLSIDPAFPVDTNIEDMDLQKGLDRFGGDPKLYTGVLKSYIQNTPPLLEQLKNCTAEALPAYSIVIHGIKSSSYGIGAQTAGALAEALENASKAGDFTFVQENNQGFILKAEALIAGLSDMLQSMEEERPKPHKVEPDKTTLAALLEACKLMDIKAVDKVMEELEHFSYDSGSDLVEWLRNQVNMSGFMEIEERLGQAQ, from the coding sequence ATGTCACTCCGCATAAAAGTTATCTATGCAATCACCCTTATTGCGGTTTTTATTATAGTCTTTGGTATAGGCGCAGGTATGTTTTTTACCACGACCCATATGCAAACAACCATAGTAAACGATATGCAGGTGATGGCAGATATTGCTGACCGACTGATCACCGCCGATATATACCTGTTTAAGTCTAATACCGCCAGGGCAGCGGGGTACCTGCAGCATATACCAATGGACCAATTATCAAGCGCCCTGAAAGAGCAGGTTGATGTAAATGCCGAGTTCACCACCCTTACGGTGCTGGACCAGAACAGGGTCATTGCGTCCTACGGCCCATCCCCTACGCCTCTTGATGTGTTAGATGATACCTACATACAGCGCGCTTTTTCGGGTGATATGGTTGTGACAACTACCAGGATCGACGCCGCAGGAGTTCTGGTTTTTCACGTTCTGGTACCCATAGATGAAGAACGGGTACTCTCCGCAACCATACTTGGTATGAGAATCAGTGACGTACTTTCCGATTTCACCATCTGGGAGTCCGGCCACATCTTTGTAGACGATGGGGAAGGATATGTTCTGGCTAACCCACGGCCCCAATGGGTATTGGAACGGTACAACTTCATTGAAATGGCGAAAACCAACAGCGAGTATGAAGGAGCCGCAGCAATGGTACACCGCATGATCCAGGGAGAAACCGGTGTAGGAAGGTTTTCCATGGACGGAGTCGATCGCATCAGTGTTTTCCGACCGATCACGGGATCAAAATCCGGCTGGTCACTGGGTGTAATCGCTCCATTAAGGGAAAGCGCCCTGTCAGACGTACAAAACGGGCTGCTTCTGGTAGGGGTAATATGCCTCCTGCTGAGTGTTTTCGCCGCCATTTTTGCTTCCTCCTTCATAGAAAAGCCCTATACAACCATACACGACATGAACACTGCTCTGGAATATCAGGCCAGTGTTCTTCACACCATCAACGATGCTGCGGCAGTATTGCTTCAATCAGATGTGGAGCGTTTTGAAAAAGATCTCCATAATTGTATGGATATGTTTGCCAAATGCGTAGGGGTGGACCGTATGCGCATCTGGGAAAACAGTACCATTGACGGAAAGCTATACTGTTCCCAGATTTACGAGTGGTCCGAAGGGGCCGAACCACAGGAAGGCAAGGATATCACAAAAAATATCCCCTACGACGAAAATATACCCGGCTGGGAAGAAAAACTCTCATCCGGCCAGTGTATCAACGGCATAGTGTCTACTTTCTCAAAAGCGGAACAGGACCAGCTTTCTCCCCAGGGCATCATTTCCATACTGGTTATACCGGTTTTCTTTAAGGAACAGTTTTGGGGATTTGTGGTCTTTGACGACTGCCGGAAGGAACGCATCTTTTCTTTGGAGGAAGAAAACCTTCTCCGCTCAGGGGGCCTCCTAATCGCCGACTCCATGCTGCGCAATGAAATGACCCTGGATCTGGTACAAGCCCGAGAAATAGCCCTGGAAAGCACTGAAGCAAAGAGCCGCTTCCTCGCCAATACCAGCCATGAGATGCGCACCCCCCTCAATGCCATCATAGGTTTCAGCGAAATGCTCCTGGGGTCCGACAGCCTACAGGGTGAAAATTTTGAAAACCTGGAAAAGATTCGCAACTCCGGCATGACCCTCCTGGGGATCGTCAATGATGTTTTGGATATATCAAAAATAGAATCCGGAAAATTTGAAATGATCCCTGTGGAATACTATACCCCCAGCCTTATCAACGATACTATCAACTTTAATATAATGCGTATCAATGACAAGCCCATCAGCTTTGAACTGCATATAGATGAAAATTTACCGGAAAAATTATTTGGCGACGAACTGCGGGTCAAGCAGATATTTAACAACATCCTGAGCAACGCCTTTAAATACACCAGAGAAGGCCGGGTAGAATGGCGTCTTTCCTTTGAGCAGGACGGTGACAGCGCCACTTCCAACGCAATTCCCCGCGCATGGATCGTTTCCAGCATTAGCGACAGCGGCATCGGCATAAAGCCTGAGGATGTACAAAGACTGTTCTCCGATTACAACCAGGTGGATACCAAGAGCAACCGCACCATTGAAGGGACTGGGCTTGGCCTTTCTATCACCAAAAAAATTGTGGAGATGATGGACGGGTCAATCACCGTGGAAAGCGAATACGGCAAAGGCAGCACATTCACAGTGCGTCTGCGCCAGGGGCTGGTGGAATGTAACGTAATTGGAAAAGAAATTGCCGAAAAACTCAGCGAATTTAACTATACCGATGACCAGCGCAGGCAAAACTCCCAGTTTGTACGGACCCGGCTCCCCTATGCCAGGGTGCTGGTGGTGGACGATGTCCCGACCAACCTGGATGTGGCTATAGGGATGATGAAACCCTACGGAATGCAGATAGACTGCGTGGCCAGCGGCCCCGCTGCCATTGATCTTATTCGTAAAGAAGAAATCAGATACAACGCCATTTTCATGGATCACATGATGCCTGAAATGGACGGCATTGAAGCGGTACGCATCATCCGGGAAGAAATTGGTACAGAATACGCCAAGACCGTTCCCATCATCGCCCTGACCGCCAACGCCATTGTGGGAAACGAAGAAATGTTTTTAAATCACGGGTTCCAGGCTTTCCTCTCAAAACCCATCGAAATCATGCGCCTGGATTCGGCGATCAACCACTGGATACGGGACAAAAACCAGGAGACAGATTTGCCTACCTGGGAAAATACCACCCCCATGAACGATGAAACGCCACAGGGTCATACGGCGGATCTTTCCATAGACCCGGCTTTCCCGGTAGACACCAATATAGAAGACATGGACTTGCAAAAAGGCTTGGATCGTTTCGGCGGGGATCCGAAATTATACACCGGGGTTCTGAAATCCTATATACAGAATACGCCCCCTCTGCTTGAACAGTTAAAGAATTGCACCGCAGAAGCCCTGCCTGCATATAGCATAGTCATCCACGGCATCAAAAGCAGCAGCTACGGCATCGGCGCCCAAACCGCAGGTGCCCTGGCGGAAGCACTGGAAAACGCTTCAAAGGCGGGAGATTTCACCTTTGTGCAGGAAAACAATCAGGGGTTTATCCTAAAGGCGGAAGCATTGATTGCCGGCCTTTCCGACATGCTCCAGAGCATGGAAGAGGAGCGCCCAAAACCACACAAGGTTGAACCGGACAAAACAACACTTGCTGCCCTGCTTGAAGCCTGCAAGCTGATGGACATCAAGGCGGTGGATAAGGTCATGGAAGAACTGGAACACTTTTCCTACGACTCAGGATCTGACTTGGTAGAATGGCTGCGGAACCAAGTGAACATGTCAGGGTTTATGGAAATAGAGGAACGGCTAGGACAAGCCCAGTAA
- a CDS encoding isoamylase: MKKIIIPALLLGIITGIGAIDMDSYQFINHLLTLPGPGTPELFDDGVIFTAPSTHRRVGIAYAHEGFARVYWFEKLMKAKDELTPQEEKSKNIVDQYRDSGILFHVYTVPPEIRELEYRLVIDGLWTTDPLNPLYRIDQKSGIVRSVIPMPEPNKIPTAFDGPPGTLTFNYQTSSGETITVAGSFNGWDPFMYELREISSGNYALTLPLPPGTYHYVFFHRGQRILDPFNHNRAYTIEGMVVTEAVVH; encoded by the coding sequence ATGAAAAAAATCATTATCCCGGCGCTCCTTCTTGGTATTATCACCGGTATTGGCGCCATAGATATGGACTCCTACCAGTTTATCAATCACCTCCTGACCCTCCCCGGCCCGGGGACGCCGGAGCTGTTCGACGATGGGGTAATTTTTACCGCCCCCTCCACCCACCGGAGGGTTGGCATCGCCTACGCCCATGAAGGCTTTGCCCGGGTCTATTGGTTTGAAAAGCTGATGAAGGCCAAGGACGAATTGACCCCACAGGAAGAAAAAAGCAAAAATATCGTGGATCAGTACCGAGATTCGGGGATACTCTTTCATGTTTACACGGTACCTCCGGAGATTCGGGAACTGGAGTACCGCCTGGTTATCGACGGTCTCTGGACCACGGACCCTCTGAATCCCCTGTACCGGATCGACCAAAAATCCGGAATAGTCCGTTCAGTAATCCCCATGCCGGAGCCGAACAAGATCCCCACCGCCTTTGACGGCCCGCCGGGAACCCTGACTTTCAACTACCAGACCTCATCGGGGGAAACCATCACTGTGGCAGGCTCCTTTAACGGTTGGGACCCCTTTATGTACGAACTACGGGAAATCAGTTCCGGTAATTATGCCCTTACCCTCCCTTTGCCACCGGGAACCTACCATTACGTCTTTTTCCACCGGGGTCAGCGCATTTTGGACCCTTTTAACCACAACCGGGCCTATACCATCGAAGGGATGGTCGTCACAGAAGCTGTGGTACACTAG
- the flcA gene encoding periplasmic flagellar collar protein FlcA, with protein sequence MPSLEQLKNFKTSFGNIADEAMVLSQLEIPLDDLPLPGSEPVPLPPPAPKAPPEEPIAPPAQEPIDSPQEPIAPIPPPPPTGAPAREPATVSPAADVGRAQATPPRPFGNTPSAPPAATPAVPVEEEDDDLGLGFNFGDLLGGGPANLTPPPPTESVFDEILAAPAEPVGETEPPGEEAPSGEGLPETDAAEADLSDLGDDFNIDLGDQDGEFISSEVSEPAGDAETPDIPDASFDIDFGDPGDLGNEAIPDTDIPDANFDEDFGDLGDDAVTSADAEEELFSDLGDTDLDLDAGFPDFDENAAENAGTDEPFPDLGETDLDLDAGFPDFDENAAENAGTDEPFPDLGETDLDLDAGFPDFDENAAENAGTDEPFPDLGETDLDLSGLDLGPDLDGGLDLGAELPAFETPDESPGDGAEDSFPDIGDSSLPDLDSTDDGFPSFDGDLGENTGTDSGFPDLDSSAMDGLLNGFADDIEEAAGGDTGLSEAEGISLMDDGEAGDGFEAELPDINPDEVAAGEEGADPFDGFSPDGGDIGFGAAEETEASTSGFPDMEDFSLPGIDDNLNAGGTAPKTPGPGKPAKKAGSPAPEDTVEEIRLDEIEFDRLRKTLAGYPLNLRIAIEEIIAEQAVAPDLMSALVKLLVRGGPAKEAATLAGKILGKSITIPKGFEKKTGEELEAEQASFHYVFIHKFLPVLRLFLIIAMLAASLFYLGYEFIYTPMYANSVYKQGYELIPTGSYAQANERFNRAFQRHRQKDWFYKYAEAFRDARQYIYAEEKYDELLQHYPKDKKGALDYANMETNYLRNYAKADRILRLSLLEYAIDDKDGLLALGDNNLLWGEVDPSRYEEARSAYARVLEKYGWEDPSVERMMRYFIRVDNLGEVLPLQQYFMADPSKRKISPATLAELGGYLLDKRFEEARGVPDEHISQIEGMRDILIRAVRAAPRLPEAHYHLARYYNRFGNNLEERQTLEIAAQAFDLAPEESTRRTQYRLDTQRRLAEMMIGAREFFPAEEELIKGIGIYEDALSRRFLNRSPEFGRLYADLGDLEYFTKSGNMPQALEYYLQAEQNGWAPAEIQYRIGSAYYQQQQWAPALDRFFTVSSEMPLNRRLLNALGNASYMRGNYFNAQGYFNRLLDLLDSERARFPLLMPNDRPEHLELAERMMVARNNLGVTLEALTKATGNRSYRSRALALYTESSRAWDSLTRNPVSMVRSGVGDLSSPGINLAYLNSRNALYPEPGYEPQLYNQIDKDMLEPSVWEELVPQDFRLTSVTEQP encoded by the coding sequence ATGCCGTCATTAGAGCAACTGAAAAACTTTAAAACCTCTTTTGGCAATATCGCCGACGAAGCCATGGTTCTGTCCCAACTGGAAATCCCCCTGGATGACCTGCCGCTTCCCGGCTCCGAACCTGTACCCCTTCCCCCGCCGGCCCCGAAAGCTCCTCCAGAGGAGCCTATAGCCCCACCTGCGCAGGAGCCCATAGATTCTCCACAAGAGCCCATAGCCCCAATTCCGCCTCCCCCTCCCACGGGGGCTCCGGCCCGGGAACCTGCAACGGTGTCTCCGGCGGCGGATGTTGGTAGGGCTCAGGCAACCCCCCCCCGGCCTTTCGGAAATACCCCCTCTGCACCACCCGCAGCCACTCCGGCGGTCCCGGTTGAAGAAGAAGATGATGATTTAGGCCTCGGTTTTAATTTCGGAGATCTCCTGGGGGGCGGTCCTGCAAATTTAACTCCACCACCGCCCACTGAAAGTGTTTTTGACGAAATTCTTGCCGCTCCGGCGGAACCTGTTGGTGAAACAGAGCCCCCAGGGGAAGAAGCCCCGTCCGGCGAAGGTTTACCCGAAACGGACGCCGCAGAAGCAGACCTTTCCGACTTGGGTGACGATTTTAACATTGATTTAGGTGATCAGGACGGCGAGTTCATCAGCTCTGAGGTTTCAGAACCCGCAGGAGATGCGGAAACCCCGGACATTCCGGATGCCAGTTTTGACATAGATTTCGGCGATCCCGGAGATTTGGGCAATGAAGCTATCCCGGATACTGATATTCCCGATGCCAATTTTGATGAGGATTTCGGCGATTTAGGGGATGATGCAGTCACTTCAGCTGATGCGGAGGAGGAACTTTTCTCCGATTTGGGCGATACCGATTTGGACCTGGACGCGGGATTCCCGGACTTTGATGAAAATGCTGCCGAGAACGCCGGTACTGATGAACCCTTCCCGGACTTGGGCGAAACTGATCTGGACTTGGATGCGGGATTCCCGGACTTTGATGAAAATGCTGCCGAGAACGCCGGTACTGATGAGCCTTTCCCGGACCTGGGCGAAACTGATCTGGACTTGGATGCGGGATTCCCGGACTTTGATGAAAATGCCGCCGAGAACGCCGGTACTGATGAGCCCTTCCCGGACTTGGGCGAAACTGATCTGGATCTTTCGGGACTGGACCTTGGGCCAGACCTGGATGGCGGCTTGGATCTGGGTGCGGAGCTTCCGGCTTTTGAGACGCCTGATGAAAGCCCTGGAGATGGTGCAGAGGATTCCTTCCCGGATATTGGCGATTCAAGCCTTCCAGACTTGGACAGTACGGATGATGGGTTCCCAAGCTTTGATGGCGATTTGGGAGAAAACACCGGTACTGATTCGGGCTTCCCGGACCTTGATTCCAGTGCCATGGATGGCTTGTTGAATGGTTTCGCTGATGATATAGAGGAAGCCGCTGGGGGAGATACCGGTCTGTCCGAGGCAGAGGGTATTTCCCTGATGGATGATGGGGAAGCCGGTGACGGTTTTGAGGCAGAGCTCCCGGATATCAACCCCGATGAAGTGGCAGCCGGGGAAGAAGGCGCCGATCCCTTTGACGGGTTCAGCCCCGATGGCGGGGACATCGGGTTCGGCGCTGCAGAAGAAACCGAGGCGAGTACCTCTGGTTTCCCCGATATGGAAGATTTTTCCTTACCCGGGATCGATGACAACCTCAATGCCGGCGGTACTGCCCCCAAGACACCTGGCCCGGGCAAGCCTGCCAAGAAAGCAGGATCGCCGGCACCGGAAGATACGGTGGAGGAGATCCGTTTAGACGAGATCGAATTTGACCGGTTGCGGAAAACCCTCGCCGGCTATCCCCTGAATTTACGGATTGCCATTGAAGAAATAATCGCTGAACAGGCTGTGGCCCCGGATCTCATGTCCGCACTGGTCAAGCTTCTGGTCCGGGGTGGGCCCGCAAAAGAAGCAGCCACCTTGGCGGGAAAAATTCTGGGCAAATCTATCACCATCCCCAAGGGGTTTGAAAAGAAAACCGGTGAAGAGTTAGAGGCCGAACAGGCCAGCTTTCATTATGTCTTTATTCATAAGTTCCTGCCGGTCCTGCGGCTGTTCCTGATCATCGCCATGCTGGCGGCGTCCCTGTTCTACCTGGGCTATGAATTTATCTACACTCCCATGTACGCCAATTCGGTTTATAAGCAGGGCTATGAACTTATTCCCACCGGTAGCTATGCCCAGGCAAATGAACGGTTTAACCGGGCCTTCCAACGGCACCGGCAGAAAGACTGGTTTTACAAATACGCCGAAGCTTTCCGGGATGCCCGGCAGTACATCTACGCGGAAGAAAAGTACGATGAACTTCTGCAGCATTACCCCAAGGATAAAAAAGGCGCCCTGGACTATGCAAATATGGAAACTAATTACCTCAGGAACTATGCCAAAGCGGATCGCATCCTCCGTTTAAGTCTTCTGGAATATGCTATTGATGATAAGGACGGACTCCTGGCCCTGGGTGATAATAACCTGCTCTGGGGAGAAGTTGATCCCTCCCGTTATGAAGAAGCCCGCAGCGCCTACGCCCGGGTACTGGAAAAGTATGGATGGGAGGATCCTTCGGTCGAGCGGATGATGAGGTACTTTATCCGGGTTGATAACCTGGGGGAGGTCCTTCCCTTGCAGCAGTACTTTATGGCGGATCCCTCTAAACGGAAAATTTCTCCGGCTACCCTGGCGGAATTGGGGGGCTATCTGCTGGACAAGCGTTTTGAGGAAGCCCGGGGTGTACCGGATGAACACATCAGCCAGATTGAGGGAATGAGGGATATCCTGATCCGGGCAGTGCGGGCTGCCCCCCGGTTGCCTGAAGCCCATTATCACTTGGCCCGGTACTATAACCGTTTTGGTAATAACCTGGAGGAACGGCAGACCCTTGAAATTGCTGCCCAGGCTTTTGACCTGGCCCCCGAGGAATCTACCCGGCGTACCCAGTATCGGCTGGACACCCAGCGGCGTCTGGCGGAGATGATGATCGGGGCCCGGGAATTTTTCCCTGCCGAGGAGGAGCTTATCAAGGGCATCGGTATCTATGAGGATGCCCTCAGCCGGCGTTTCCTCAACCGCTCCCCTGAATTTGGCAGGCTCTACGCGGATTTGGGTGATCTGGAATACTTCACCAAATCCGGCAATATGCCCCAGGCCTTAGAATACTATTTACAGGCTGAACAGAACGGCTGGGCTCCGGCGGAAATTCAGTACCGTATCGGCTCAGCCTATTATCAGCAGCAACAATGGGCTCCGGCCCTGGATCGGTTCTTTACGGTTTCCTCGGAGATGCCCCTGAACCGGCGGCTCCTCAATGCCCTGGGGAACGCCTCCTATATGCGGGGCAACTACTTCAATGCACAAGGCTATTTCAACCGCCTCCTGGACCTCCTGGACTCCGAGCGGGCCCGTTTCCCCCTGCTCATGCCCAACGACCGGCCGGAACACCTGGAATTGGCGGAGCGGATGATGGTGGCCCGGAACAACCTGGGGGTCACCCTGGAAGCCCTGACCAAAGCAACCGGTAACCGCAGTTACCGCTCCCGTGCCCTGGCCCTCTACACCGAATCCTCCCGGGCCTGGGACTCCCTGACCCGTAATCCCGTTTCCATGGTTCGATCCGGAGTGGGGGACCTTTCCTCTCCGGGTATCAACCTGGCCTACCTCAATTCCCGAAACGCCCTCTATCCCGAACCGGGTTATGAACCCCAGCTGTACAACCAGATCGACAAGGACATGCTGGAGCCCTCGGTGTGGGAGGAACTGGTGCCACAGGATTTCCGGCTTACCAGTGTGACCGAGCAGCCTTAG
- a CDS encoding diacylglycerol/polyprenol kinase family protein, whose protein sequence is MEKVSAKKIGINISRLVRFDAEALGFQEIKTELVRKSMHFLIALSPSMAAINRPFTVALLMVGTFFYACMETLRLAGVEVPLVSSLTSMASRPRDRDRFVLGPVTLGLGALLALLLYPSPAAAIAIYALAFGDGFASLIGKAFGQHRPGFMRGKSVEGSLACFGAVFFTAYQVSLNSRTALIAAVTATLVEALPLEDYDNIALPISVGFMVQLTAL, encoded by the coding sequence ATGGAAAAGGTGAGTGCAAAGAAAATCGGTATAAATATTTCCCGCTTAGTGAGGTTTGATGCGGAGGCCCTTGGCTTCCAGGAAATCAAGACTGAACTGGTCCGGAAATCTATGCATTTTCTCATTGCCCTCAGCCCCAGTATGGCGGCGATTAATCGGCCCTTTACGGTAGCGCTTCTCATGGTTGGAACCTTTTTTTACGCCTGTATGGAGACTCTCCGGCTTGCGGGGGTGGAGGTTCCCTTGGTTTCCTCCCTTACCAGTATGGCTTCCCGGCCCAGGGACCGGGATCGTTTTGTCCTGGGGCCGGTTACCCTTGGATTAGGCGCCTTGCTTGCCCTGCTCTTGTACCCTTCCCCGGCGGCGGCCATTGCCATCTATGCCTTGGCTTTCGGTGATGGTTTTGCCAGCCTTATCGGCAAGGCCTTTGGTCAACATAGGCCCGGCTTCATGCGGGGCAAGAGTGTTGAAGGCTCCCTGGCCTGTTTCGGGGCGGTGTTCTTTACCGCTTATCAGGTTTCTCTGAACTCACGAACCGCCCTGATCGCTGCCGTTACCGCGACCCTGGTGGAAGCCCTGCCCCTGGAAGACTACGATAACATAGCCCTGCCCATAAGTGTTGGCTTTATGGTGCAGTTGACCGCCCTGTAA
- the murA gene encoding UDP-N-acetylglucosamine 1-carboxyvinyltransferase codes for MNQYLIEGGFPISGTIRASGNKNAALPCIAAALLSGEPVILRNIPDIEDVQVMLSIYRSFGGTVEPLGPNAYRMSLGDIKNSEVPLEYARKIRASILFAGPLLARTGKVVLPPPGGDIIGRRRLDTHFLVLTELGAQVKIDSAFNFSASKLMGADIFLDEASVTATENAVMAAVLARGETILTNAASEPHVQDLCRMLSAMGAKIDGIGSNILRIRGVTKLSGCDFEIGADFMEVGSFIGLAAATGGELFIEGPSFRDLRPAKIAFGKLGIVWEHEGSTLHVPKDQALEVNCDLGGMIPKIDDAPWPGFPPDLTSIITVVATQVKGTVLVHEKMFESRMFFVDKLIGMGARIVLCDPHRAVISGPTKLSGSELQSPDVRAGMAMVIAAMCAEGKSIIRNVYQIERGYEHLVARLSSLGARIKASED; via the coding sequence ATGAATCAATACCTTATTGAGGGTGGGTTTCCCATTAGCGGGACCATCCGGGCCAGCGGTAATAAAAACGCTGCCCTGCCCTGTATCGCAGCCGCCCTCCTTTCCGGTGAGCCGGTCATACTCCGGAATATTCCCGATATTGAAGATGTCCAGGTGATGCTTTCCATATATCGTTCTTTTGGGGGGACCGTTGAACCTCTAGGACCCAATGCCTATCGCATGAGCCTGGGTGATATAAAAAACTCCGAGGTGCCCCTGGAGTATGCCCGGAAGATACGGGCTTCTATCCTCTTTGCAGGGCCGCTTTTGGCAAGGACCGGCAAGGTGGTGCTGCCCCCGCCCGGGGGGGATATCATAGGCCGTAGACGGCTGGATACCCACTTCCTGGTGCTCACCGAGTTGGGGGCCCAGGTGAAAATTGACAGTGCCTTTAACTTCAGTGCTTCGAAACTTATGGGGGCGGATATTTTCCTGGATGAAGCTTCGGTAACCGCTACTGAAAATGCCGTGATGGCGGCGGTGCTGGCCCGGGGGGAGACTATCCTGACCAATGCCGCCAGTGAGCCCCATGTTCAGGATCTGTGCCGTATGCTCAGCGCCATGGGTGCAAAAATCGACGGGATTGGTTCCAATATCCTCAGAATACGGGGGGTAACAAAATTATCGGGTTGCGATTTTGAGATAGGGGCGGACTTTATGGAAGTGGGGTCCTTTATCGGCCTTGCTGCGGCCACCGGGGGGGAACTTTTCATCGAAGGACCCAGCTTCAGGGACCTGCGGCCGGCGAAGATAGCCTTTGGGAAGCTGGGCATAGTCTGGGAGCATGAGGGTTCCACCCTGCATGTACCGAAAGACCAGGCCCTGGAGGTGAACTGCGATTTGGGGGGGATGATACCCAAGATCGATGACGCCCCCTGGCCGGGCTTTCCACCGGACCTGACCAGTATTATTACTGTGGTGGCCACCCAGGTTAAGGGCACCGTGCTGGTTCACGAAAAGATGTTTGAGTCCCGGATGTTTTTTGTGGATAAGCTCATCGGTATGGGGGCGCGGATTGTACTTTGTGATCCCCATCGGGCGGTTATCTCCGGCCCTACCAAGCTTTCTGGATCAGAACTGCAAAGCCCGGATGTACGGGCCGGTATGGCCATGGTCATTGCTGCCATGTGTGCCGAGGGTAAGAGCATTATCCGCAATGTTTACCAGATTGAGCGGGGTTATGAACACCTGGTGGCCCGGCTTTCATCACTGGGGGCCCGGATCAAGGCCAGCGAAGACTGA